In Sphingomonas phyllosphaerae, one DNA window encodes the following:
- a CDS encoding MerR family DNA-binding transcriptional regulator, which translates to MSASAAYAVVSPRPDRDSFTITDLSAEFGVTPRALRFYEDEGLIAPERRGLVRIYSHRDRARLAWILRGKRVGFSLADIREMIDLYDLGDGRQTQRAVAIQRCRDRIAALEQQKHDLDAAITELTEFVGVLDGGASKKE; encoded by the coding sequence ATGAGCGCTTCTGCTGCCTATGCCGTTGTTTCCCCGCGGCCCGACCGCGACAGCTTCACGATTACCGATCTGTCGGCGGAGTTCGGCGTTACGCCGCGTGCGCTGCGTTTCTACGAAGACGAGGGGCTGATCGCGCCGGAGCGGCGCGGGCTGGTCCGCATCTATTCGCACCGTGATCGTGCGCGGCTGGCGTGGATCCTGCGCGGCAAGCGCGTCGGGTTCAGCCTCGCCGATATTCGTGAGATGATCGACCTCTACGATCTCGGCGACGGCCGCCAGACGCAGCGTGCGGTGGCGATCCAGCGCTGTCGCGACCGGATCGCGGCGCTCGAACAGCAGAAGCACGACCTCGACGCCGCCATCACCGAGCTGACCGAATTCGTCGGCGTGCTCGATGGTGGCGCAAGCAAGAAAGAGTGA
- the hisI gene encoding phosphoribosyl-AMP cyclohydrolase, with product MSDPREDGSDFLPKFDAAGLVTAVVTDRASGGLLMVAHMNAAAIEATRASGEATFFSRSRGRLWKKGETSGNILRVVEIRVDCDQDALWIIADPTGPACHTGAPSCFYRRLTDSGLERVG from the coding sequence ATGAGCGATCCGCGTGAAGATGGCAGTGATTTCCTGCCCAAATTCGATGCCGCCGGACTGGTGACGGCGGTCGTGACCGATCGGGCCAGTGGCGGATTGCTGATGGTCGCGCACATGAACGCCGCAGCGATCGAAGCCACACGCGCGAGCGGAGAGGCCACCTTCTTCTCTCGCAGCCGCGGAAGGCTTTGGAAGAAGGGTGAAACCTCCGGCAATATCCTGCGGGTGGTCGAGATACGCGTCGATTGCGACCAGGATGCGCTGTGGATCATCGCCGATCCGACCGGCCCAGCTTGCCACACCGGCGCACCGAGCTGCTTCTATCGGCGCCTGACCGATTCGGGGCTGGAGCGCGTCGGCTGA
- a CDS encoding acyl-CoA dehydrogenase C-terminal domain-containing protein, producing MPQYTPPIRDTRFVLEHVVGLDRYANVAGFAAATPDTVEAVLEEGGRFVAEVLFPLNQSGDQEGCTRHEDGSVTTPKGFKEAYAKFVESGWGTLSAPEAFGGQGMPHVVSTAFQEYMISANMAFAMYPGLAHGAIAALVVKGSPEQQQKYLPRMVSGEWGGTMNLTEPQCGTDLGLIRTRAEPQADGSYKITGTKIFISAGEHDLTDNIIHLVLAKTPGAPDSSKGISLFVVPKVLVNDDGSLGERNAVSCGSIEHKMGIHGNSTCVMNYDGATGWLVGEEMKGLAAMFIMMNAARLGVGLQGLGVAETAYQNAVQYAQDRRQGRALTGPAEPGEKADTLFVHPDVRRMLMDAKAWTEGLRALCLWGALQADLEHNAAAEEDRQLAGDLLGLLTPVIKGVGTDRGYQIATNAQQVYGGHGYIREWGMEQYVRDARIAMIYEGTNGVQAMDLVGRKLAQNGGRAVQAFGRLVMEEIVEGKNNPAVADLAQRLEKAAGELQAATMWFLANGMKDPNNVGAGAVPYMHLVGAVATGLMWLRMATAAAKLKDEGQGDAAFLDAKLVTARYFAERVLPEAGSLRRQIEGGSEAIMALPPEMFAAA from the coding sequence ATGCCGCAGTACACGCCGCCGATCCGCGACACCCGCTTCGTGCTCGAACATGTCGTCGGGCTGGACCGCTACGCCAACGTCGCCGGCTTCGCTGCGGCGACTCCCGACACGGTCGAGGCGGTGCTGGAGGAAGGCGGTCGGTTCGTTGCCGAAGTGCTGTTCCCGCTCAACCAGTCGGGCGATCAGGAAGGCTGCACCCGCCACGAGGACGGTAGCGTGACGACGCCGAAGGGCTTCAAGGAAGCCTATGCCAAGTTCGTCGAGTCGGGCTGGGGCACGCTCAGCGCGCCAGAGGCGTTCGGTGGGCAGGGGATGCCGCATGTCGTCTCGACCGCATTCCAGGAATATATGATCTCCGCCAATATGGCGTTCGCCATGTATCCCGGCCTCGCGCACGGTGCGATCGCCGCGCTCGTCGTGAAGGGCAGCCCCGAGCAGCAGCAGAAGTATCTGCCGCGAATGGTGTCGGGCGAATGGGGCGGCACGATGAACCTGACCGAGCCGCAATGCGGCACCGATCTCGGGCTGATCCGCACCCGCGCCGAGCCGCAGGCCGACGGCAGCTACAAGATCACCGGCACCAAGATCTTCATTTCGGCGGGCGAGCACGATCTGACTGACAACATCATCCACCTCGTGCTCGCCAAGACGCCGGGCGCGCCGGACAGCTCGAAGGGTATCTCGCTGTTCGTGGTGCCCAAGGTGCTGGTCAACGACGATGGATCGTTGGGCGAGCGCAACGCGGTGTCGTGCGGCTCGATCGAGCACAAGATGGGCATTCACGGCAATTCGACCTGCGTCATGAACTATGACGGCGCGACCGGCTGGCTGGTCGGCGAGGAGATGAAGGGGCTCGCCGCGATGTTCATCATGATGAACGCGGCGCGACTGGGCGTCGGCTTGCAGGGCCTCGGTGTGGCGGAAACCGCGTACCAGAACGCCGTGCAGTACGCGCAGGATCGCCGGCAGGGGCGCGCGCTGACCGGTCCGGCCGAGCCGGGCGAGAAGGCCGACACGCTGTTCGTTCATCCCGACGTGCGCCGAATGCTGATGGATGCGAAGGCGTGGACCGAGGGGCTGCGCGCCTTGTGTCTGTGGGGCGCACTTCAGGCCGATCTCGAGCACAATGCCGCTGCCGAGGAGGATCGTCAGCTGGCAGGCGATCTGCTCGGGCTGCTCACCCCGGTCATCAAGGGCGTCGGCACCGATCGCGGCTATCAGATCGCGACCAACGCGCAGCAGGTTTACGGCGGCCACGGCTACATCCGCGAATGGGGGATGGAGCAGTACGTCCGCGATGCGCGGATCGCGATGATTTACGAAGGCACGAACGGCGTGCAGGCGATGGACTTGGTCGGCCGCAAGCTGGCGCAGAACGGCGGCCGCGCGGTGCAGGCGTTCGGGCGGCTGGTGATGGAAGAGATCGTGGAGGGCAAGAACAACCCCGCGGTTGCCGATCTCGCGCAGCGGCTTGAGAAGGCTGCGGGCGAGTTGCAGGCGGCGACGATGTGGTTCCTCGCCAACGGCATGAAGGACCCGAACAACGTCGGTGCGGGCGCGGTGCCGTACATGCATCTGGTCGGCGCGGTCGCGACCGGGCTGATGTGGCTGCGCATGGCGACCGCGGCGGCGAAGCTGAAGGACGAGGGGCAGGGCGATGCCGCGTTCCTCGACGCCAAGCTGGTCACCGCGCGCTACTTCGCCGAGCGTGTGCTGCCTGAAGCGGGTTCGCTGCGCCGGCAGATCGAAGGTGGGTCGGAGGCGATCATGGCGCTGCCGCCGGAGATGTTTGCCGCGGCGTGA
- a CDS encoding metallophosphoesterase family protein, protein MLKKLFRSSRVAPGPAFAPEAGSRIYAIGDIHGCRFELDQLLEMIDADDAARGAAETTLIFLGDLVDRGPDSAGVIARLMALAEQRPRIRFLKGNHEELFLHALDGAKDALRMFCRVGGKETVLSYGIDSAEYDSLDYPQLAERLSMVVPAEHRAFLDGFEDLIVSGDYAFVHAGVRPDVPLDEQKPSDLRWIRDSFLEHRGAHSKMIVHGHTITAEVDRRPNRIGVDTGAYASGKLTALGIEDRETWILNT, encoded by the coding sequence TCGCGCCAGAAGCGGGAAGCCGAATTTATGCGATCGGCGATATCCACGGCTGCCGTTTCGAGCTGGACCAATTGCTGGAGATGATCGACGCCGACGACGCAGCGCGCGGCGCCGCTGAAACAACGTTGATCTTCCTCGGCGACCTGGTCGATCGCGGCCCCGACTCAGCGGGCGTGATCGCGCGGCTGATGGCGCTGGCGGAGCAGCGACCCCGTATCCGGTTCCTGAAGGGCAACCACGAGGAGTTGTTCCTGCACGCACTGGACGGCGCCAAGGACGCGCTACGAATGTTCTGTCGCGTCGGCGGCAAGGAAACGGTGCTCAGTTACGGCATCGACAGCGCCGAATATGATTCGCTCGATTACCCACAGCTTGCCGAACGGCTGTCGATGGTGGTGCCGGCCGAGCATCGCGCGTTTCTCGACGGGTTCGAGGACCTGATCGTCTCTGGCGACTATGCGTTCGTCCATGCCGGGGTGCGGCCGGACGTACCGCTCGACGAACAGAAACCCAGCGACCTGCGCTGGATTCGCGACAGCTTTCTCGAACATCGCGGGGCGCATTCGAAAATGATCGTGCACGGTCACACGATTACCGCGGAGGTCGATCGTCGACCCAACCGGATCGGCGTGGATACGGGCGCTTATGCCTCGGGCAAGCTCACGGCGCTGGGCATCGAGGATCGTGAAACATGGATCCTGAACACATGA